GATTTTCGAGTTGGTCTTCATGTTTCGGGCCTTCAAGACCAGTGGACCCAGAGGGGCCATCGTCTTCCTTCAGACCCAGCCAGCCTGAGTACCTAGCCCTTACACCTGAAGTCTTTAGGGGCCGTGCGGCATGTGAggtcttagcttcccaaccagggatcaaacccatgtcccctgcagtggaagcaaagagttcaactactggactgccagaggaGTACCAGGCTGGTGGTTCTGTGCATCAGGAGGGTCAAGGttgactggggctggggatgaaCTTTCTCTAGGGAATGCCCCCCCCTCTTTCACAATGCATACACTATATGCTAGGCACAGTGGGAGACACACGGTTAAGTCAGCCACTGGCGCTGCCAGGGAGCTCACAGACTGGTAACAGGTTCTGTTTACTAAGTGTTTTCTATGCATTAGGCATCACGCTCAGCATGTGACATAAATGGTCTCATTTAAGGGAAGAGGGacactattattcccattttagggTTGAGGAAGATGAGGCTTTGAGAGGCTAAATGACATTTCTAAGGTCCCACAGCTACCAAGTAGCTGGATTATGAGCCCAGAATGCTGTCACCAGAGTCCACATTCTACTATACTTTACTGCCTTCTTTACAGAGCAACAAAGTACCAGGGAGGGTGTGTGGAATGGGGAGGCGCCGGGAGCAGAGAATGGATGAGCTGCCCCTCTGCCAGGCTGGAGACGAAGGCTGGCTTGGCTCCAGCTCTGGGGCCTTGAAccctatgtgtgtgcgtgctcaatcacgtcagttgtatccgactctctgggaccccatggactgtaacccgccaggctcctctgtccatgggattctccaggtgagaatattggagtgggttgccatgccctcctccaggggaccttcctcatCCAggtcctctgccctcctccaggggacctttgaacctgcatctcttatatctccagcattagcaggcaggttctttaccattagcaccacctggaagcccccccccccccgcccccgcccaaaCCACATAGGTCAGTGGTTTACAACCAAGGGCGATTTTTTTGGCTCCCTCCCATGACCCCTCACCAGGGGACCTCTGGCAGTGTCTGGAGCATTGTCAGTTGTCATAACTGTGGGCATAGAGGGAGGCTATGCCAGTGGATAAAGTCAAGGGAGGCTGCTAAACTTCCTACAATGCACAGAACAGCCCCCACAATGTAGGACTGTCCCGCCCAGAGGAGCAGGAGTGCTGGGGTTGAGAAACCCTGCCAGTGGTCACTGAGGCAGATGAGAAACTGGGAAGAGCGCTGGTCAAAGTGAACAAGGTCCAGACTTGGTCCTGGCTGCTGAATCACTCTTTTCATCCTTTCTGTGGGCCCCAGGGTCCCAATAAGCACATACAGGGCACAACAAAGGTGGACAGCAGGGGTGGGGCAAGTCTGCATAGACCAGGGGGTGAGGGGTTGGGGGAAGGTCCTGCTGGAAGAAGCTGGATAAGCCCAGGCTGCACCTTTAGACTGGGCAGTGGGTGAGGGGGAACATCTTCCCCTACTTTTTTGTTCCtcggggtttgctgagaaggtcAGCTCCCTTTCTTTGGAATCCTCCCACTTTGAGCTCTGGATCACAGGGAGAGCCTAGAATCCCTGGCTTTCCTGGGCCTCTCCTGCCCTGGCTGGGCACTCATACCCTAAGCCCAATGTGGGATCCAGGAGGAGCCCTGGCTGAGTTCTCCTGGCTCACCTGGGTGTGAGGTGCTGGGCCACTCAGGGTCATGCCCAGAGCTTTCTTTTGCAGGAGGACCCTGAGCAGATGATGACTCAGCCGTGGTGTCTGGTCCCTCAGGGAGGTGTGAGGAGCTGTCCCCAGTAGGGATGGGCTGGGGGgctccaggctcttcttgccCATGAAGTGACCTAGAAAGGAGGTGCCAAGGCACAGGGAAGTCAGGGAGCAAGGATGCTATCCCAGTGGGCAAGTCCCCATCTCTCCCACGTCTCAGTTCTCCTGGCAGGAAGATACACACACagcctttctcctcctggtcaccggAAACCGACAAAGAACCCCCAGTGGGGCAAAGCCTGCACCTCAGCTTTTCCGGAGCAGGTAGAGGTGGGTGGAGGGGATGGCACAGCTGGAAGGGGCGGTGGGAGGCTCCAAGGGCCAGGAAGAAACTCTGCCAGCTGTGCTGTCTGCTGAGAAGAGGGACGGGAAACAGCAGAGAAAGACGTGAGGACAAGAGGTGTCTGGAAGGTGGAGGTGCAGAGAGAAGACACACTAGAGGTCGGAAGATTCAGTGCAGTCTTGTCTAAGGGAAGAGGCACAGACTGGCAGGTAGATCTAGGATCCAGCCTCAGCTCTGCTTTAAACCGGCTGAGTGAATGATTTAAACCAAGTCACTGGGTCTGGGTCTCAAGTTCCCCCATCTTACTAGATGAGTTCCAGGGTCCCCACTAGCCTGGACACTAGTGTCCATGTTGAGGAGAGGCCAgagaaggaaggtgggagggacggGGAGCGCTTGCCGGAACCCCGAAGACTCACCGGTGGCCCAGAGGTTGCCCCGCGGGTGCACTCGGATCTTGCTGGCCCGGCTGCGGGGCTCCGGGAGATCCCAGCTGAGCGGGGCGGCGCCGGCCGCGAGCAGAGTGAACAGCAGGAGGCCGCCAAGCAGCCGAGCGCCCCCCGCCCGCAGGGTCATGGCTGGGCGCGGGCGACACCTCGGTTTACGTGCACTTGGCGGTGGCTCCGGTCGCCGGCGCGTGCCTTCCCTCCTTTTAAACCCGCGCCGCTGGGGGCGGAGCCGCCCCGAGGAGCCCGCCCCCGGCGCGCTCGcggccgccccggccccgccctctCGGAGTCTCGAGTCGGCCCGGGCCGGGGTCGGGGACCCCCTTCACCGCCCCCACGCCCGCACTCCTGACCCGACGTGGGCATGGCTTCCTCAGGGTGTCCGGGCCCAAACCCACCAGCTTCAAGCTGAGAATGGGGGCAAAGCCGGCTCCCCTGGCCCTCCTCGCCACTCCCAACGGCTTTCGGTCCTTCTTCAAGGTAGAAAAGGGGGCGAGGACCCCGCCTTCCTGGGTAACATAGGCGTTAACTGTGCCCAGCAAAGTGCCGGGCACAGTAACATAGGCGTTACTGTGCCCAGCAAAGTGCCGGGCACCAGAGGAGCTTGCCAGTCGGCCCCTCCCTCTTGGAGCATCTGACCTGCTCACCCAGCTATCTTTATGTCCTCTCTCTCCCAGCCAGCACTCACCAGGTAAGCAGAAATCACAGCACATGCTCCGGATGGGAGTGCAGAATGATGGAAGGGGAGCCCTCCTCAACCCACCTCAAATGGTGAGAGCCTGGCTTCTCAGTCGGCCAGGAGGCAGAGCTTTGGGTCAGGGGAGTGAAAGGAGCACTGGACCCGGAGTCCATATACAAGCTGTGTGATCTCTTTGACCCTCACCTTCTTCAACTGTCAAATGGGAATAACCCTGCTGccctatttttaataattttacatctttttaGCCCAGTTATTTTGTGGCAGGAAGCAGCAGTCCTACAGGACTCTCAAAGTCAGCACTCTCCTCTCAAGGAGCAGTCCAGGCTTGTCTTGGAAAGAACTTTTAGGTCAGTGGCAACATTTAATGAACAGGAGAAGACACTGTGCTCCagaataatacatttatttttgcttaaatgTTTACCAAACACCAACATTCAGAGCACCATGCTAAGGACAGGAGGGGAGACAAAAAATAACTATCTGCTTCCACCGTAGCTGACCATCTCATTGGAGAGACAGAATACA
The window above is part of the Dama dama isolate Ldn47 chromosome 13, ASM3311817v1, whole genome shotgun sequence genome. Proteins encoded here:
- the NMB gene encoding neuromedin-B isoform X1 — protein: MTLRAGGARLLGGLLLFTLLAAGAAPLSWDLPEPRSRASKIRVHPRGNLWATGHFMGKKSLEPPSPSLLGTAPHTSLRDQTPRLSHHLLRVLLQKKALGMTLSGPAPHTQEAAGANAAEVMLLIRKTRQHG
- the NMB gene encoding neuromedin-B isoform X2 is translated as MTLRAGGARLLGGLLLFTLLAAGAAPLSWDLPEPRSRASKIRVHPRGNLWATGHFMGKKSLEPPSPSLLGTAPHTSLRDQTPRLSHHLLRVLLQKKALGMTLSGPAPHTQHRRLLVQMLQK